From the genome of Gavia stellata isolate bGavSte3 chromosome 3, bGavSte3.hap2, whole genome shotgun sequence, one region includes:
- the RRS1 gene encoding ribosome biogenesis regulatory protein homolog — protein MAAVRVEEVLAAAEEQEADKRRSVTVEKELELEFDLGNLLALDRNPPPAAGLRGAGLRREALLRALARDNTQLLVARLWELPAERAGGAGGPLVARLPEPAFRLPREKPPPRPRPPTRWEQFARLKGIRRRKRTSLVWDEQAKEWRRRWGYRRAGGDPARAWLAEVPEGADPEEDQFARLRREKRERVARNELNRLRNLARAHRAGTAVPAAPLHPTGHQSREELGHVARVARVSTASLGRFQPRLPKEPAEPPSRSGGRKRRFEPLLGNLAAERSRQLELLRDMGSKKPVLDITRAVNKQLRQEEAEAAAAKGKKQSQRGKRGRRQQRAGRSSKKSRARQQQRPTSSSAGGGRRKKA, from the coding sequence atGGCGGCTGTGCGGGTGGAGGAGGTGCTGGCGGCCGCCGAGGAGCAGGAGGCGGATAAGCGGCGGAGCGTCACGGTGGAAAAGGAGCTGGAACTGGAGTTCGACCTGGGCAACCTGCTGGCGCTGGACCGCAacccgccgccggcggcggggctgcgcggggccggCCTGCGGCGGGAGGCGCTGCTGCGGGCGCTCGCCCGCGACAACACGCAGCTGCTGGTGGCCCGGCTCTGGGAGCTGCCGGCCGAGcgcgccggcggggcgggggggccgctGGTGGCGCGGCTGCCCGAGCCGGCCTTCCGCCTGCCGCGGGAGAAGCCGCCGCCGCGACCGCGGCCGCCGACGCGCTGGGAGCAATTCGCGCGGCTGAAGGGCATCCGCCGGCGCAAGCGGACCTCGCTGGTGTGGGACGAGCAGGCCAAGGAGTGGCGGCGGCGCTGGGGCTaccggcgggcgggcggcgacCCGGCCCGTGCCTGGCTGGCGGAGGTGCCGGAGGGCGCCGACCCGGAGGAGGACCAGTTCGCCAGGCTACGGCGGGAGAAGCGGGAGCGGGTGGCGCGCAACGAGCTCAACCGCCTGCGCAACCTGGCCCGCGCCCACCGGGCCGGCACCGCCGTCCCCGCTGCGCCCCTCCACCCCACCGGCCACCAGAGCCGGGAGGAGCTGGGCCACGTTGCCCGCGTCGCCCGCGTCTCCACCGCCTCGCTCGGCCGCTTCCAGCCCCGGCTGCCCAAGGAGCCGGCGGAGCCGCCGTCCCGCAGCGGCGGCAGGAAGCGCCGCTTCGAGCCGCTGCTGGGCAACCTGGCGGCCGAGCGCAGCcggcagctggagctgctgcggGACATGGGCAGCAAGAAGCCGGTCCTCGACATCACCCGCGCCGTCAACAAGCAGCTGCGGCAGGAGGAAGCCGAGGCGGCCGCCGCCAAGGGCAAGAAGCAGTCGCAGCGGGGGAAGCGTGGCCGCCGGCAGCAGCGGGCTGGCCGCAGCAGCAAGAAGAGCAGAgcccggcagcagcagcggcccACAAGCAGCAGCGCTGGCGGTGGCAGGAGAAAGAAGGCATGA